The DNA window GGGGCCGACTTCGAGGGTTGACCCAATGGCTCCGCGACCTGGTGTTGCCGCGCCACGCCCACGCCCACATCCCGAACGTCCCGGAGGGCACCGAAACGCGCGAGAAGGTGGTCTGGGATCGCCTTTCGGATCAGCCTCACCAACACGCCGGCAAGCTCGAGAAGCTCGGCACCCGCATGGCCGACTTTCCCCAGCATGCGGCCGAGCTGGCCGCCGCCGCCGGCGCCCTACCGGCGGCTCGCAAACGCTACCGTGAGCTCACCGCCGACCTCTACCAGAGCCCCGCCCCGTGGCCCGGAGCCGGCATCTGCCTACGTCCCTGGCCGGAAGATCCGGAGGCCCTGCTGACCGCCGTCGACGAGCTCGGAGTCCGCCAGATCCTGCTCCGCCTCCACCCCTGGCAGGAAGACCACGGGGACGAGGAGAGCCTCGCCCGAGAGCTCGCCCAACGCGGCTACGAGCTGACCTTCGCGCTGCCTCAAAACCGTGAGCTGGTGCGCGACCCGGAGCGCTGGCGGCACGCCATCGAGGAGCTCGCCGAGCGTTTCCGACCCTTCGGCAGCACCTTTCAGATCGGCCAGGCGATCAATCGCAGCAAATGGGGAGTGTGGAACCTGCGAGAGTACTTCGAGCTCGCCGAGACCGCCGCCGGCATTCTGCGACGGCGGCCCGGCACCCAGATCCTCGGCCCGGGCGTGATCGACTTCGAGCTCCACGCCACCGCCGCGGCTCTCAACTGGCGTCACACCGACCTCTGCTTCGACGCCATGGCCAGCCTGCTCTACGTCGACCGCCGCGGTGCTCCCGAGAATCGCCAGGTGGGCTTCGACACGGTCGGCAAGGTGACCCTGCTCAAGGCGATCGCCGAAACCGCCCGCAACTGTCGCGGCCGGAGCTGGATCACCGAAGTCAACTGGCCCCTCTGGGAAGGTCCCCACTCGCCCGCCGGCCGCTCCGTCTCGGTGAGCGAAGAAGTCCAGGCCCACTACCTGACCCGTTACTTCTTGCTCGCCTTCGGCACCGGCCTGGTGGAGCGCATCTTCTGGTGGCAGTTGGTGGCCCGCGGCTATGGGCTGACCACCGAGGAGGACGGCGTCCTACGCCGCCGGCCGAGCTTCCACGCCCTCGCCTTCCTCGAGCGGGAGTTGCGCCACGGTCAGCTCGTCGGCCCCCTCGAAGTGGCGCCGCCGGCGCGAGCGATTCTCTACCGCAACGGCGGCGGAGACGCCGGGCTGATCGCTTGGTCGACGGAGGGCGAGGTCGAGGTCGAGCTGCCCGGCGTCGGCGGCGTCGGCCGCGACCTCACCGGTCGTGAGGTGAAGCTGCCCAGCCCCGGCCGAGCCCGCCTCGGACCGGGCCCGTCCTTCTATCCGTTCGAAGCTTGAGATTGGCCGTTCGAGCCCTCGCTGGGCTCCAAGGCTTCGTGCAGGGCGGCCACGAACCAAGACTCCGGATCGGCGATGCGGTCGTACTTGAACCACATGGCGCTGATCAGCTCGGTCAGGATTTCCTGGGCGCGGTCCGGCGAAACGTTGTGAGCCGAGAGAATCAGCTCGGCCAAGACGCTGAGCCGCGCGAGCAAATCTTCGCTAGGCCCGCTCATGGGCGCCAGCGTAGCACGCGGCACCCATACACCTAAACCCTCTTACTCCAAGATCGTCAGTTTTTCAGGATATTCAGCCCAAAGTGCTTGCAAAGCTCACGAAGGGCCCCCGGCGGCGGGCTTTTTCGGCCCGCCTTCGAACATTTCGGAGACCGGAATCACCTCCACGCGGGTGGCCTCGATGGGCCGCTTCTCGATCTCTCGATCGGCTTTCTGAATCGCTTCCGGAACCGCCGCCTCGTAGGTGATCGGGCTGGCTTCGTCGGCGACCAGCGCCTGCCGCAGGCCGTCGCCATCGCCGGTGACCAGGACCGCGACGTAGTCATCCGTCGACAGGTACTTGCGCACCGCCGCGTTGACCTCCTCGACGGTCAGAGCACGCAGGCGGCGCTCGATCTCGGCGATGAAGGAAGGCATGCCGTAGTAACGGCTGTCGAGCTCGAAGCCGAGGCGAGTCTCGAAGGAGCGCGCCCAAAGCTTGGAGTAGTTGATCAGGAAGTCGCGGGTGAGCTCGAACTCCTCCTCGGTCAGGCCGCGATCGATCAGTCGGTCGACCTCCGAGAGGGCGGCGCGCAGGGCAAAATGAGCCGTCTTCGGCACCACCGGACGGACCCACACCGAGAAGTACTGCTGCCGCCGCGGCACGTTCGGGGTCGGGTTGCTGGTGAAGGGCGGGCTGTCGTAGTACTCGATGTAGGAGTAGTCACCGTAGTTGAGGCCGCGGACGCCGCGCAGCTGCTGCATCAGGCGACCATGGAAGGTGCGGTGCTCGCCCAGGAAGCTGTTGGCGACCATCAAGGGGTAGTAGTCGGCAGCGGAGCGATCGAGCGGCAGCGGAAAACCGAGATGGATGCCCACCGAGGCGGTTTCCTTCTCGATCAGCCGAAAATGCCGCCCCTCGATTGGCTTCGGCGCCGGAATCTCGCCGACCCGCGCCTTGCCCTCCGGCAGGCCCCGCAGCGCCGTCTCGAGGTGAGCCGGATAGCTCTCCGGGAAGCCCCCTCCCAGGCCGACGATCAATCGCCGCAGCACATAGTGGGAGCGATAGAAGGCCTGGATGTCGTCCAGGCCGATGGCGGCGAGCCCTTGCACCGTGCCGAGGGGCGGATGCTGGTAGGGGTGATCCGCGAAGATCGCCCCCTGGAGCGCCTCGAGGCCGAGCAGCTCGTCACTTCCGGAGCGGAGATTGGCGGTCAGATAGGTGGTCGCCAGCTCGCGATTGCGCTCGAAGTCGTCGCCGGCGAAGGCCGGCCGCAGCAGCGCCTCGAGGAGAAGCTCCGTGTAGGCCTCGAGATGATCGCGATGGACGCTGCCCGAGATCACCGTCACCTCGCGATCACAGGACACCTCGATGGCGGCGGCCATCGGATAGAGCGCTTCCACCAGCTCGGCGAAGGAGCGCTCGCTGGTCGCCGCCTGGCCGATCATCGCCGAGGTCAGGCAGGCGAGGCCTTCCTTGCCGGCGGGATCATCGGCGGAGCCGACCTCGAAGAGCAGGCGCACGGCAATCAGCGGCGACGCCGGCTGACGCTGGGTCAGCATCTCGACCGCCGGGGGAGCCGGCACCGTCAACGCGACGGTGGGCAGGGCACAGCACAGCATCAGGGCCAGGGCCAAGCAGCGGTTATTGATCGCAGTTCTCATTGTCCGGCCCCTTGTGAAGATTCGCCCGCCGCTTCGCCACCATCGGCCTGCGGAGTCCCCTTGTGGGAGAGAGTGACCTTGGTGCGCTGGGAGGCCTTGAAGATCTGCCGAGCGGTGCGCTGAATGTCCGCCGGCGTCAGCGACTGATAGGTGGCGTAGAGCTGGTTGATGGCCCCGAGATCGCCGGTGAGATTGAGCATCCAGGCAGCCTGGGATCCCACCGCGCTGGGACTGTCCAGGCTACCGGCGAAGCTGTAGCGCAGGTAGGACTTGATGCGCTCGAGGCGTTTTTCGTCGACCGGCTTGGCGGCGAGGTCGGCGAGGGCCTGCTGCACCCGTGCCTCGACGTCGGCCATGAGCTCCGGCGCCTTGACCCGCGCCACCAGGGTGAACAGGTAGGGGTCGCGATGGGCGGAGGCGGAGCTCG is part of the Acidobacteriota bacterium genome and encodes:
- a CDS encoding lipopolysaccharide kinase InaA family protein; the protein is MAAPPASAVADFGEPFEVEGFEGRVASAYQPADLAATVAHALDPAAAIETLHWGRNYLYRTLFETADGSVEVVVKQFRNASRRQRLDRRIKGSKAERSWRTAVAFGAAGLLTPEPVLLAESKRPDGPSFYLCRYLGEVVEARYFFRARNVGEEGQEFPHLDPEAVLTGLGQSLRRMHDAGFLHRDMSSGNVLIEPRRGDGEGPNLAFHIIDLNRTRRLASLSDRQRSRDLSRLMIFRPEDQRRFLDAYWGPASERQRNLYQRYHRGFLNKNRIKKQVRGRLRGLTQWLRDLVLPRHAHAHIPNVPEGTETREKVVWDRLSDQPHQHAGKLEKLGTRMADFPQHAAELAAAAGALPAARKRYRELTADLYQSPAPWPGAGICLRPWPEDPEALLTAVDELGVRQILLRLHPWQEDHGDEESLARELAQRGYELTFALPQNRELVRDPERWRHAIEELAERFRPFGSTFQIGQAINRSKWGVWNLREYFELAETAAGILRRRPGTQILGPGVIDFELHATAAALNWRHTDLCFDAMASLLYVDRRGAPENRQVGFDTVGKVTLLKAIAETARNCRGRSWITEVNWPLWEGPHSPAGRSVSVSEEVQAHYLTRYFLLAFGTGLVERIFWWQLVARGYGLTTEEDGVLRRRPSFHALAFLERELRHGQLVGPLEVAPPARAILYRNGGGDAGLIAWSTEGEVEVELPGVGGVGRDLTGREVKLPSPGRARLGPGPSFYPFEA
- a CDS encoding pitrilysin family protein, whose protein sequence is MRTAINNRCLALALMLCCALPTVALTVPAPPAVEMLTQRQPASPLIAVRLLFEVGSADDPAGKEGLACLTSAMIGQAATSERSFAELVEALYPMAAAIEVSCDREVTVISGSVHRDHLEAYTELLLEALLRPAFAGDDFERNRELATTYLTANLRSGSDELLGLEALQGAIFADHPYQHPPLGTVQGLAAIGLDDIQAFYRSHYVLRRLIVGLGGGFPESYPAHLETALRGLPEGKARVGEIPAPKPIEGRHFRLIEKETASVGIHLGFPLPLDRSAADYYPLMVANSFLGEHRTFHGRLMQQLRGVRGLNYGDYSYIEYYDSPPFTSNPTPNVPRRQQYFSVWVRPVVPKTAHFALRAALSEVDRLIDRGLTEEEFELTRDFLINYSKLWARSFETRLGFELDSRYYGMPSFIAEIERRLRALTVEEVNAAVRKYLSTDDYVAVLVTGDGDGLRQALVADEASPITYEAAVPEAIQKADREIEKRPIEATRVEVIPVSEMFEGGPKKPAAGGPS